A stretch of Candidatus Rokuibacteriota bacterium DNA encodes these proteins:
- a CDS encoding iron ABC transporter permease, with the protein MRSARLPLLLGVGLIWAFLILFLVYPLCRIFYDAVTDGAGHFTLANFQDFFTDEFYRRSLWNSLLLGVATVITSSALGIAVAFLLVRFDFWGRSLFSYLTIIPIISPPLVGVLGFTFILGRAGTVNVLLMDWLDMLRPVNFLYGIHGVVLVETLHLFPMITLNVVDALGKIDPSLEEAAESVGARGWRKFWTVTLPLTTPGYIAGALLVFIWTFSDFATPLVLGVQDLLAAQAYLNIVQFVDKRIFRMGIVISALMVLLAVLFLLAARHYVGLKDYSSLSYSKIARRRLSTPRQVLAVAFLSGALLLSFIPYIGVTLASLGKGWSLTPLPVAYTIQYYERVIVETPKYILNSFLYSGIAVGLCIAVGVPIAWLLGRSTVPGRGALDALNTLILAIPGTAIGIAYIRAFHFDLPGFDRGLTSFWIIMPLVLAVRRLPYTVRGSYASLQLVHLSMEEAAASVGATGLRSFRDITLPLIWKGVLVGSLFSFMTSLQEASAVLFLALGGWESITNGIFAFYIAGSANEAAALGVILILVAALSTLVINRIAGTRMGGVFG; encoded by the coding sequence ATGCGTAGCGCCCGCCTCCCGCTCCTCCTGGGAGTGGGGCTGATCTGGGCGTTCCTGATCCTCTTTCTCGTCTACCCGCTCTGCCGGATCTTCTACGACGCGGTGACGGACGGGGCCGGCCACTTCACGCTGGCGAACTTCCAGGACTTCTTCACCGACGAGTTCTACCGGCGCTCCCTCTGGAACTCCCTGCTCCTGGGCGTGGCGACGGTCATCACCTCCTCCGCCCTCGGCATCGCCGTCGCCTTCCTCCTCGTCCGCTTCGACTTCTGGGGCCGCAGCCTCTTCAGCTACCTCACGATCATCCCCATCATCTCGCCGCCGCTCGTGGGGGTGCTGGGCTTCACCTTCATCCTGGGCCGGGCGGGGACCGTGAACGTGCTCCTGATGGACTGGCTCGACATGCTGCGGCCCGTCAACTTCCTCTACGGGATCCACGGGGTGGTGCTGGTGGAGACCCTCCACCTCTTCCCGATGATCACGCTCAACGTGGTGGACGCCCTCGGCAAGATCGACCCGTCGCTGGAGGAGGCGGCGGAGAGCGTGGGGGCGCGCGGGTGGAGGAAGTTCTGGACCGTGACGCTGCCGCTGACGACACCCGGCTACATCGCCGGCGCGCTGCTGGTCTTCATCTGGACCTTCTCGGACTTCGCGACGCCGCTGGTCCTGGGGGTGCAGGATCTCCTGGCGGCCCAGGCCTACCTCAACATCGTCCAGTTCGTGGACAAGCGGATCTTCCGGATGGGCATCGTGATCTCGGCGCTCATGGTGCTCCTGGCGGTGCTCTTCCTGCTGGCTGCCCGGCACTACGTCGGGCTCAAGGACTACTCCTCGCTCTCCTATTCGAAGATCGCGCGGCGCCGGCTGTCGACGCCGAGGCAGGTGCTGGCGGTCGCGTTCCTCTCCGGCGCGCTCCTCCTCTCCTTCATCCCGTACATCGGCGTGACGCTCGCCTCCCTCGGCAAGGGGTGGTCGCTCACGCCTCTGCCCGTGGCCTACACCATCCAGTACTACGAGCGTGTGATCGTGGAGACGCCGAAGTACATCCTCAACAGCTTCCTGTACTCCGGGATCGCGGTCGGGCTCTGTATCGCCGTCGGGGTCCCGATCGCGTGGCTGCTCGGCCGCTCCACGGTGCCGGGGCGCGGGGCGCTGGACGCCCTCAACACCCTGATCCTGGCCATCCCGGGCACCGCCATCGGCATCGCCTACATCCGGGCCTTCCACTTCGACCTGCCCGGCTTCGACCGGGGGCTCACGTCCTTCTGGATCATCATGCCGCTGGTGCTCGCGGTGCGGCGGCTGCCCTATACGGTGCGGGGCTCCTACGCCTCGCTCCAGCTGGTGCACCTCTCCATGGAGGAGGCGGCCGCCAGCGTGGGGGCCACGGGGTTGCGGTCCTTCCGGGACATCACGCTCCCCCTGATCTGGAAGGGGGTGCTGGTCGGGAGCCTCTTCTCCTTCATGACGTCGCTGCAGGAGGCCTCGGCCGTCCTCTTCCTCGCCCTCGGCGGCTGGGAGTCCATCACCAACGGCATCTTCGCCTTCTACATCGCGGGCAGCGCCAACGAGGCCGCCGCGCTCGGCGTGATCCTCATCCTCGTGGCTGCCCTCAGCACCCTCGTCATCAACCGCATCGCGGGGACGCGGATGGGAGGTGTCTTTGGCTGA
- a CDS encoding AtpZ/AtpI family protein encodes MGVSEPSPWRTLGTLATVGITFVVSTAGATVGGYFIDRWLDTSPWLTLIGMGVGIAAGFRDLFRSITRAEKQERDGP; translated from the coding sequence ATGGGGGTCTCGGAGCCGTCCCCCTGGCGTACCCTCGGAACGCTGGCGACCGTGGGGATCACCTTCGTGGTGTCCACCGCGGGCGCCACGGTGGGAGGGTACTTCATCGATCGGTGGCTCGATACAAGCCCATGGCTCACGCTGATCGGCATGGGCGTGGGAATCGCCGCTGGCTTCCGGGACCTTTTCCGTTCGATCACGCGGGCCGAAAAACAGGAGCGCGATGGACCGTGA
- the atpB gene encoding F0F1 ATP synthase subunit A has product MEAIEHPPLLHIAGVPDHVLYTWLVMAVLIAVSAVASRNVQLVPRGTQNFMEVVLEQFLSLLDDVIGHEGRRYLPWIATLGLFILVSNLMGLVPGLIAPTGNLNTTAACAITVFILYHSIGIRKQGFVTYLKHFAGPVPFLAPLMFPIELVSHFARPLSLALRLFGNMFGGHILLAIIFLLTGFDGLFGWALTGQLTGLLVGTPAGVLMIAFTTGFLLPLKILVAFLQAFIFCMLSMLYIAGAVEEAEHH; this is encoded by the coding sequence ATGGAAGCCATCGAGCATCCCCCGCTGCTGCACATCGCGGGCGTCCCCGATCACGTGCTCTACACCTGGCTCGTGATGGCCGTGCTGATCGCCGTCTCCGCCGTCGCCTCCCGGAACGTGCAGCTCGTCCCCCGGGGGACTCAGAACTTCATGGAGGTCGTGCTCGAGCAGTTCCTGTCCCTGCTCGACGACGTGATCGGGCACGAGGGACGCCGCTACCTGCCCTGGATCGCCACCCTCGGCCTGTTCATCCTGGTGTCGAACCTCATGGGCCTCGTGCCGGGCCTCATCGCCCCCACCGGCAACCTCAACACCACGGCCGCCTGCGCCATCACGGTGTTCATCCTCTACCACTCCATCGGCATCCGGAAGCAGGGGTTCGTGACCTACCTGAAGCACTTCGCCGGCCCGGTCCCGTTCCTGGCCCCCCTCATGTTCCCCATCGAGCTCGTGAGCCACTTCGCGCGCCCACTCTCGCTGGCCCTCCGCCTCTTCGGCAACATGTTCGGCGGGCACATCCTGCTGGCGATCATCTTCCTCCTGACCGGCTTCGACGGGCTCTTCGGCTGGGCCCTGACGGGCCAGCTCACGGGGCTCCTCGTGGGCACGCCGGCCGGCGTGCTCATGATCGCGTTCACCACGGGCTTCCTGCTGCCACTCAAGATCCTGGTCGCGTTCCTGCAGGCCTTCATCTTCTGCATGCTGTCCATGCTGTACATCGCCGGCGCGGTCGAGGAAGCCGAGCACCACTAG
- a CDS encoding ATP synthase F0 subunit C translates to MTLTVLSVPGISLAAEGAAPATGGWVGPFAVIAAGLGMALASGLCALGQGKAAAAAVDAMARQPGAAARIQTAMIIGLALIESLALYVFVIAAILLFVQPVK, encoded by the coding sequence ATGACGTTGACCGTTCTCTCCGTTCCAGGGATCTCCCTCGCGGCCGAGGGGGCGGCCCCTGCGACGGGCGGCTGGGTGGGCCCTTTCGCCGTGATCGCGGCCGGGTTGGGCATGGCCCTGGCCTCCGGTCTCTGCGCGCTGGGGCAGGGCAAGGCGGCGGCCGCCGCCGTGGACGCCATGGCGCGCCAGCCCGGGGCCGCCGCCCGCATCCAGACGGCCATGATCATCGGCCTGGCGCTCATCGAGTCGCTGGCCCTGTATGTGTTCGTCATCGCCGCCATCCTCCTCTTCGTGCAGCCGGTGAAGTAG
- a CDS encoding redox-sensing transcriptional repressor Rex: MTARSHFKIPKIPEMTIRRLSVYTRCLLHLEEDGVKTISSQELAERFNLNSAQVRKDLAYFGEFGVRGIGYYVSGLKAELQKILGLDREWAVALVGFGNLGSALFHYKGFARQGFRIAVVFDDDPGKVGKSADGVPILPLRDLPREAKARDLQIAIVAVPAEAAQSVTEKLVAAGVKAILNFAPTRIKTGRDVRLKNVDLSIELESLSFYLAQGGR; encoded by the coding sequence ATGACCGCACGCTCCCACTTCAAGATCCCGAAGATCCCGGAGATGACCATCCGTCGTCTGTCGGTCTACACCCGCTGCTTGCTCCACCTGGAGGAGGACGGGGTCAAGACGATCTCCTCCCAGGAGCTGGCCGAGCGTTTCAACCTCAATTCCGCGCAGGTCCGGAAGGACCTGGCCTACTTCGGCGAGTTCGGCGTGCGGGGCATCGGCTACTACGTCTCGGGGCTCAAGGCCGAGCTGCAGAAGATCCTGGGGCTGGACCGGGAGTGGGCAGTGGCCCTGGTGGGTTTCGGGAACCTCGGCTCCGCGCTGTTCCACTACAAGGGCTTCGCCAGGCAGGGCTTCCGGATCGCCGTCGTCTTCGACGACGACCCCGGCAAGGTCGGCAAGTCCGCGGACGGGGTGCCCATCCTGCCGCTCCGCGACCTCCCCAGGGAGGCCAAGGCGCGCGATCTCCAGATCGCCATCGTGGCGGTTCCCGCGGAGGCGGCCCAGTCGGTGACCGAGAAGCTGGTGGCCGCCGGGGTCAAGGCCATCCTGAACTTCGCGCCCACCCGCATCAAGACGGGGCGGGACGTGCGTCTGAAGAACGTGGACCTGTCCATCGAGCTGGAGTCCCTCAGCTTCTACCTCGCCCAGGGCGGCCGGTAG
- the mfd gene encoding transcription-repair coupling factor, with the protein MTDASSVPPALSGWSALRELAGAVASGTPCLGAHALWGASRALVIAALRTTARRPVLVLAPAQAEVHHMALDLAFFLSSLGGDGDALASRARVLEFPPAALPAWRGRHGEHDAERVLVCHRLLEGEAPVVVCTPAALSSPLPTPAEFRARALRLSFGDTIERERLLARLEAGGYERVEAVAEVGQWSLRGGIVDIFSPARECPVRVEFFGDEVESLRLFDPTSQRSVEEVSELVVLPLGGATAETTLAAYLPLDTLAVLPDPAVLEAPQDDAPSAVPLARLLAAFQRLDLSLVAEGRAGTPGIALGARSVGGFRGQFKALAVELERWRSEGFAVRLVVNDEPQAQRLSRILSEHGLEAWPGTHLWSPEGLGILVGDCSTGFQLPALGLVVLTEEELFGARRRRLRRPLFQRGAAIASFTDLAPGDLVVHEAHGVGRYHGLRTMSAEGRAADFLLLEYAEGGRLYLPVERLDLISKYMGAPEGAARLDRLGGGAWQRVKGSVRAALRQMAEELLRLYATRALAEREAFPADTPWQREFDAAFRFEETPGQLRAIEDTKADLERAQPMDRLVAGDVGYGKTEVALRAAFKVVADGRQVAVLVPTTVLAQQHFNTFTDRFASFPARVELLSRFRSPREQKAVLAGLRSGTVDVVIGTHRLLSRDVEFKRLGLLVVDEEHRFGVTHKERVKQLRASVDVLTLTATPIPRTLYMAMSGVRDLSVIETPPLDRLPVETVVTRFSRSVIQEAIERELGRGGQVFFVHNRVQSLPSMTAFIRGLCPEARVVMAHGQMAERELEAVMVKFVDGQADVLVSTAIVESGLDIPASNTIIINRADRFGLAQLYQLRGRVGRERLQAYAYLLIPADGRLDETAQRRLRVVEELTELGAGFKLALRDLEIRGAGNLLGPEQHGHIAAVGFDLYTKLLEEAVRELKGEPAPASVDPTVTVEVEALLPEDYVPEVNQRLALYKRLADIVEGEEIGRLRSELLDRFGPVPAAVEALLDVVGLRVTARALGVERVEAQGGRALLTFAPSTPVTPERLLQAISRSRGAMRMLREFTVEAKIPGGPWPAVRTALIALLESVRP; encoded by the coding sequence ATGACGGACGCCTCTTCCGTCCCCCCCGCTCTCTCCGGCTGGAGTGCTCTCAGGGAGCTGGCCGGCGCCGTCGCCTCGGGCACCCCCTGCCTCGGGGCCCACGCGCTCTGGGGCGCCTCCCGCGCTCTCGTCATCGCAGCCCTCCGGACGACCGCGAGGCGCCCGGTGCTGGTCCTGGCGCCGGCCCAGGCCGAGGTGCACCACATGGCCCTGGACCTCGCCTTCTTCCTCTCCTCCCTCGGGGGTGACGGGGACGCCCTCGCCTCCAGAGCCCGCGTCCTCGAGTTCCCGCCGGCCGCGCTGCCGGCCTGGCGGGGTCGCCACGGCGAGCACGACGCCGAGCGCGTCCTCGTGTGTCACCGGCTCCTGGAGGGGGAGGCGCCGGTGGTCGTGTGCACCCCGGCCGCGCTCTCCTCGCCGCTGCCCACGCCTGCCGAGTTCCGCGCCCGGGCCCTGCGTCTCTCGTTCGGCGACACCATCGAGCGCGAGCGCCTGCTCGCGCGCCTCGAGGCGGGGGGATACGAGCGGGTAGAGGCCGTGGCGGAGGTCGGGCAGTGGAGCCTGCGCGGCGGCATCGTGGACATCTTCTCCCCGGCCCGGGAGTGTCCGGTGCGCGTGGAGTTCTTCGGCGACGAGGTGGAGTCCCTCCGCCTGTTCGACCCCACTTCCCAGCGGTCCGTCGAGGAGGTCTCGGAGCTGGTGGTGCTCCCCCTCGGGGGCGCCACCGCGGAGACCACGCTCGCGGCGTACCTGCCGCTGGACACGCTCGCCGTCCTCCCGGACCCGGCCGTGCTCGAGGCGCCGCAGGACGACGCGCCGTCCGCCGTGCCTCTCGCGCGGCTGCTCGCCGCCTTTCAGCGGCTCGACCTGTCTCTCGTCGCCGAGGGGCGTGCCGGCACTCCGGGCATTGCCCTGGGCGCACGCTCCGTCGGCGGGTTCCGCGGCCAGTTCAAGGCCCTGGCCGTGGAGCTCGAGCGCTGGCGGAGCGAGGGCTTCGCGGTGCGGCTCGTGGTCAACGACGAGCCCCAGGCCCAGCGCCTGAGCCGGATCCTCTCGGAGCACGGGCTCGAGGCCTGGCCGGGGACGCACCTCTGGAGCCCCGAGGGCCTCGGAATCCTCGTCGGGGACTGCTCCACCGGCTTCCAGCTCCCGGCCCTGGGCCTCGTGGTGCTCACCGAGGAGGAGCTCTTCGGCGCGCGCCGCCGCCGGTTGCGGCGCCCACTGTTCCAGCGGGGCGCCGCCATCGCGTCCTTCACGGACCTCGCGCCCGGGGACCTCGTCGTCCACGAGGCCCACGGGGTGGGCCGATACCACGGTCTCCGGACCATGTCGGCCGAGGGGCGAGCGGCCGACTTCCTCCTGCTGGAGTACGCCGAGGGCGGGCGGCTGTACCTGCCGGTGGAGAGGCTGGACCTGATCTCCAAGTACATGGGCGCGCCCGAGGGCGCCGCGCGTCTCGACCGTCTCGGCGGTGGCGCCTGGCAGCGGGTCAAGGGGTCGGTCCGTGCCGCGCTCCGTCAGATGGCCGAGGAGCTCCTCCGCCTCTATGCCACCCGCGCGCTCGCCGAGCGAGAGGCGTTCCCGGCCGACACGCCCTGGCAGCGCGAGTTCGACGCGGCCTTCCGGTTCGAGGAGACGCCTGGCCAGCTCCGCGCCATCGAGGATACCAAGGCGGACCTGGAACGGGCCCAGCCCATGGACCGGCTCGTCGCGGGCGACGTGGGCTACGGCAAGACCGAAGTGGCGCTGCGGGCCGCGTTCAAGGTGGTGGCCGACGGGCGCCAGGTCGCCGTCCTGGTGCCCACGACGGTGCTGGCCCAGCAGCACTTCAACACCTTCACCGACCGCTTCGCCTCCTTCCCCGCTCGGGTCGAGCTGCTCTCGCGCTTCCGGAGTCCCAGGGAGCAGAAGGCCGTGCTGGCGGGGCTCAGGAGCGGCACGGTGGACGTCGTCATCGGCACCCACCGACTCCTGTCCAGGGACGTGGAGTTCAAGCGGCTGGGGCTCCTCGTGGTGGACGAGGAGCACCGTTTCGGCGTCACCCACAAGGAGCGCGTGAAGCAGCTGCGGGCCTCGGTGGACGTCCTCACGCTCACCGCCACGCCGATCCCGCGCACCCTCTACATGGCCATGTCCGGGGTGCGTGATCTCTCGGTGATCGAGACGCCGCCGCTGGACCGGCTGCCCGTCGAGACGGTCGTGACCCGCTTCAGCCGGAGCGTGATCCAGGAGGCGATCGAGCGGGAGCTGGGCCGCGGGGGGCAGGTCTTCTTCGTCCACAACCGGGTGCAGTCGCTGCCGTCCATGACCGCCTTCATCCGGGGGCTGTGTCCGGAGGCGCGTGTCGTGATGGCGCACGGGCAGATGGCCGAGCGCGAGCTCGAGGCCGTCATGGTGAAGTTCGTGGACGGCCAGGCCGACGTGCTGGTCTCCACGGCCATCGTGGAGTCGGGGCTCGATATCCCCGCCTCGAACACCATCATCATCAACCGGGCCGATCGCTTCGGACTGGCGCAGCTCTACCAGCTCCGGGGCCGGGTCGGGCGGGAGCGTCTGCAGGCCTACGCGTACCTCCTCATCCCCGCCGACGGCCGGCTGGACGAGACCGCGCAGCGGCGGCTCCGCGTCGTCGAGGAGCTGACGGAGCTGGGCGCCGGCTTCAAGCTGGCGCTCCGCGACCTCGAGATCCGCGGGGCGGGAAACCTGCTCGGGCCGGAGCAGCACGGACACATCGCCGCGGTGGGGTTCGACCTCTACACCAAGCTTCTCGAGGAAGCTGTGAGAGAATTGAAGGGCGAGCCCGCCCCGGCCTCCGTGGACCCGACCGTCACGGTGGAGGTGGAGGCGCTGCTGCCCGAGGACTACGTTCCGGAGGTCAACCAGCGGCTCGCGCTCTACAAGCGGCTTGCCGACATCGTCGAGGGGGAGGAGATCGGGCGTCTCCGATCGGAACTGCTGGACCGCTTCGGGCCCGTGCCGGCCGCGGTCGAGGCCCTGCTCGACGTCGTGGGGCTGCGCGTGACGGCGCGCGCCCTGGGGGTCGAGCGGGTCGAAGCGCAGGGGGGCCGGGCGCTCCTGACGTTCGCGCCGTCGACGCCCGTCACCCCGGAACGGCTGCTGCAGGCCATCAGCCGGAGCCGTGGGGCCATGAGGATGCTCAGGGAGTTCACCGTGGAAGCGAAGATCCCAGGAGGGCCGTGGCCGGCGGTCCGGACGGCGCTCATCGCCCTGCTGGAGTCGGTGCGGCCGTGA
- a CDS encoding peptidylprolyl isomerase, translating into MTGSCAALVVLLAVSLAGCSIPSWVPLIGQARAVPNVPPGAAPPPASPLQTKAPTGAPVLPGGPVARAPQAEEVLDRVICVVNNDAITLFQLDEAEAYQVYESKEEPKDAAARQALRDQLLQRLIDNRLQLQQAERDRIVVEEAEIAEQLAEIRKKLGAATEAQLEETLKAQGVTLEGVKRRVRDQLMVQRVVRRKVSLRVSVTEQEIDRYLAENREKLETGLSFGARHILFLPEAGRGEDGWTVARRRAGEVYALLLGGTDFPEMARKHSDDGSGKDGGALGTLKRGELAPEIEAAILKLQPGEVSAPFRSEVGYHLFKLESKETLVGDGLVQARNQIREILFREKHQARFRDWLAEIKQRAIIDRRL; encoded by the coding sequence GTGACGGGCTCCTGCGCGGCGCTGGTCGTGCTCCTGGCCGTGTCCCTCGCGGGGTGCTCCATTCCCTCCTGGGTCCCGCTGATCGGCCAAGCCAGGGCGGTGCCGAATGTGCCGCCGGGAGCGGCCCCGCCCCCGGCCTCCCCGCTGCAAACGAAGGCGCCCACGGGCGCGCCGGTCTTGCCGGGGGGACCCGTTGCCCGGGCGCCGCAGGCGGAGGAGGTCCTGGACCGGGTGATCTGCGTCGTCAACAACGACGCCATCACGCTCTTCCAGCTCGACGAGGCCGAGGCGTACCAGGTTTACGAGAGCAAAGAGGAGCCGAAGGACGCGGCGGCCCGGCAGGCGCTGCGGGATCAGCTCCTCCAGCGCCTCATCGACAACCGCCTCCAGCTCCAGCAGGCGGAGCGGGACCGGATCGTCGTGGAGGAGGCCGAGATCGCCGAGCAACTGGCCGAGATCAGAAAGAAGCTCGGCGCCGCCACCGAGGCCCAGCTGGAGGAGACGCTGAAGGCCCAGGGCGTCACCCTCGAGGGCGTCAAGCGCCGCGTTCGCGACCAGCTGATGGTCCAGCGGGTGGTCCGCCGGAAGGTCTCGCTGCGGGTCAGCGTGACCGAGCAGGAGATCGACCGCTACCTCGCCGAGAACCGCGAGAAGCTCGAGACCGGTCTCTCCTTCGGAGCCCGGCACATCCTCTTCCTGCCCGAGGCCGGTCGGGGAGAGGACGGGTGGACCGTCGCCCGCCGGAGGGCCGGGGAGGTCTACGCCCTGCTGCTCGGTGGGACGGACTTCCCCGAGATGGCCCGGAAGCACTCCGACGACGGGTCGGGGAAGGACGGGGGAGCGCTCGGCACGCTCAAGCGCGGCGAGCTGGCGCCCGAGATCGAGGCGGCCATCCTCAAGCTCCAGCCCGGGGAGGTGTCCGCGCCATTCCGCTCCGAGGTCGGCTATCACCTCTTCAAGCTCGAGTCGAAGGAGACGCTGGTGGGCGACGGCCTGGTGCAGGCCAGGAACCAGATCCGCGAGATCCTCTTCCGGGAGAAGCACCAGGCCCGGTTCCGGGATTGGCTCGCCGAGATCAAGCAGCGGGCCATCATCGACCGGCGGCTGTGA
- the rho gene encoding transcription termination factor Rho — MNLSELKDKTITELNQVAKDLGVQGFSGLRKQELIFKILQGQAEKDGLIFAEGVLEVLPDGFGFLRAPDYNYLPGPDDIYVSPSQIRRFDLRTGDTISGQVRPPKDSERYFALLKVEAINFETPEQAKDKTIFDNLTPLYPMERLRLEHDSDNLTTRAMDLLCPIGKGQRGLIVAAPRTGKTVLLQNLANAIAKNHPEVYLIVLLIDERPEEVTDMQRSVKGEVISSTFDEPPQRHVQVADMVIEKAKRLVEHKRDVVILLDSITRFARAHNAVIPSSGKVLSGGLDANALQRPRRFFAAARNVEEGGSLTIMATALIDTGSRMDDVIFEEFKGTGNMEVHLDRRLMDKRIFPTINIEQTGTRKEELLLEKDELQKVWLLRKALSQLNPVEAMELLLDKLRLTKTNRDFLNQMNQLG; from the coding sequence ATGAACCTGTCCGAGCTCAAAGACAAGACCATCACCGAGCTGAACCAAGTCGCCAAGGACCTTGGCGTCCAGGGCTTCAGCGGCCTCCGCAAGCAGGAGCTGATCTTCAAGATCCTCCAGGGGCAGGCGGAGAAGGACGGGCTCATCTTCGCCGAGGGGGTGCTCGAGGTGCTGCCGGACGGTTTCGGGTTCCTCCGGGCGCCCGACTACAACTACCTGCCCGGGCCGGATGACATCTACGTGTCCCCGTCTCAGATCCGGCGCTTCGACCTCCGGACCGGCGACACCATTTCGGGTCAGGTTCGACCTCCGAAAGACAGCGAGCGGTACTTCGCCCTGCTCAAGGTCGAGGCCATCAACTTCGAGACGCCCGAGCAGGCGAAGGACAAGACGATCTTCGACAACCTCACACCGCTCTACCCGATGGAGCGGCTGCGGCTGGAGCACGATTCCGACAACCTCACGACGCGCGCCATGGACCTGCTCTGTCCCATCGGCAAGGGCCAGCGCGGGCTCATCGTCGCGGCCCCGCGGACCGGCAAGACCGTTCTCCTGCAGAACCTGGCCAACGCCATCGCCAAGAACCACCCGGAGGTCTACCTCATCGTGCTTCTCATCGACGAGCGACCCGAGGAGGTCACCGACATGCAGCGCTCCGTGAAGGGAGAGGTCATCTCCTCGACCTTCGACGAACCGCCGCAGCGGCACGTGCAGGTGGCCGACATGGTCATCGAGAAGGCCAAGCGTCTGGTGGAGCACAAGCGCGACGTCGTCATCCTCCTCGACTCCATCACCCGGTTCGCCCGGGCCCACAACGCCGTCATCCCGTCCTCCGGCAAGGTGCTGTCGGGCGGGCTGGACGCGAACGCGCTGCAGCGGCCCCGGCGCTTCTTCGCCGCCGCCCGGAACGTCGAGGAAGGCGGCTCGCTCACCATCATGGCCACCGCCCTCATCGACACGGGCTCCCGGATGGACGACGTGATCTTCGAGGAGTTCAAGGGCACGGGCAACATGGAGGTCCATCTGGACCGCCGCCTGATGGACAAGCGCATCTTTCCCACCATCAACATCGAGCAGACCGGCACCCGCAAGGAAGAGCTCTTGCTGGAGAAGGACGAGCTCCAAAAGGTCTGGCTGCTCCGGAAGGCCCTGTCCCAGCTGAATCCCGTGGAGGCCATGGAGCTCCTGCTGGACAAGCTCCGGCTGACGAAGACGAACCGGGACTTCCTCAACCAGATGAACCAGCTCGGCTAG
- the rpmE gene encoding 50S ribosomal protein L31 — protein sequence MKAGIHPDYVDTTITCNCGEVIQTRSTQAAIRVEVCSKCHPFYTGKQKFLDTAGRVERFQRKYNRKPIAEA from the coding sequence GTGAAGGCTGGCATTCATCCCGACTATGTCGATACGACCATCACCTGCAACTGTGGAGAGGTCATTCAAACCCGCTCCACCCAGGCGGCCATCCGGGTCGAGGTCTGCTCGAAGTGCCATCCGTTCTACACGGGCAAGCAGAAGTTCCTGGACACGGCGGGCCGCGTCGAACGCTTCCAGCGGAAGTACAACAGGAAGCCGATCGCGGAGGCGTAG
- the prfA gene encoding peptide chain release factor 1, protein MFDRLRQLEERYRDLSRRLSDPQVIGQPAEYARTAKAASELAEVVQKFDDYKTLLARISEAHHIVAEDTDREMREMAQAEVDLLTARQTALEEELRALLLPRDPNDQKNVFVEIRAGAGGDEAGLFAADLARMYGKYAESQRWKVEVMDSHPTGVGGFKEIVLFVQGRGAWKRMKFERGVHRVQRVPATESSGRIHTSTVTVAVLPEAEDVDIKVEERDIRVDVYRSSGPGGQGVNTTDSAVRLTHLPTGLVVTCQDERSQIKNRAKALRVLKARLLERAQEEQAAAIAADRRSQVGTGERSERIRTYNFPQGRVSDHRIGLTLHRLPAVMEGDLDEIIDALTAWDQGRKLAETTA, encoded by the coding sequence ATGTTCGACAGGCTGCGGCAGCTGGAAGAGCGCTACCGGGATCTCTCGCGCCGGCTGTCCGATCCCCAGGTGATCGGACAACCGGCGGAGTACGCCCGGACGGCCAAGGCGGCCTCCGAGCTGGCCGAGGTGGTCCAGAAGTTCGACGACTACAAGACCCTGCTCGCCCGGATCTCCGAGGCGCACCACATCGTGGCCGAGGACACCGACCGGGAGATGCGCGAGATGGCCCAGGCGGAAGTCGATCTCCTGACCGCGCGCCAGACGGCGCTCGAGGAGGAGCTCCGCGCGCTGCTCCTGCCGCGGGACCCCAACGACCAGAAGAACGTCTTCGTCGAGATCCGCGCCGGCGCGGGCGGGGACGAGGCCGGGCTCTTCGCCGCCGACCTCGCGCGGATGTACGGCAAGTACGCGGAGAGCCAGCGGTGGAAAGTTGAGGTGATGGACAGCCACCCCACGGGCGTGGGCGGGTTCAAGGAGATCGTCCTCTTCGTGCAGGGGCGCGGTGCGTGGAAGCGGATGAAGTTCGAGCGCGGCGTGCATCGCGTGCAGCGCGTGCCGGCGACCGAGTCGAGCGGCCGGATCCACACCTCCACGGTGACGGTGGCCGTGCTCCCGGAGGCGGAGGACGTGGACATCAAGGTCGAGGAGAGGGACATCCGCGTGGACGTCTACCGCTCCTCCGGCCCCGGCGGCCAGGGCGTGAACACCACGGACTCGGCCGTGCGGCTGACTCACCTGCCCACCGGGCTGGTCGTGACCTGCCAGGACGAGCGCTCGCAGATCAAGAACCGCGCGAAGGCACTGCGGGTGCTCAAGGCACGGCTGCTCGAGCGCGCCCAGGAGGAGCAGGCGGCGGCCATCGCCGCGGACCGGCGGAGCCAGGTCGGGACCGGCGAGCGGAGCGAGCGTATCCGGACCTACAACTTCCCGCAGGGGCGGGTGTCGGACCACCGCATCGGTCTCACGCTGCACCGGCTGCCGGCCGTCATGGAAGGCGACCTGGACGAGATCATCGACGCCCTCACGGCGTGGGACCAGGGACGCAAGCTGGCCGAGACCACGGCATGA